In a genomic window of Bos mutus isolate GX-2022 chromosome 6, NWIPB_WYAK_1.1, whole genome shotgun sequence:
- the MAEA gene encoding E3 ubiquitin-protein transferase MAEA isoform X1 translates to MAAQESASQLSMTPKVQEYPTLKVPYETLNKRFRAAQKNIDRETSHVTMVVAELEKTLSGCPAVDSVVSLLDGVVEKLSVLKRKAVESIQAEDESAKLCKRRIEHLKEHSSDQPAAASVWKRKRMDRMMVEHLLRCGYYNTAVKLARQSGIEDLVNIEMFLTAKEVEESLERRETATCLAWCHDNKSRLRKMKGRQSEHDAKTGRKSRVASGSPKESEDLGMETIKGKPELSCLEFSLRIQEFIELIRQNKRLDAVRHARKHFSQAEGSQLDEVRQVMGMLAFPPDTHISPYKDLLDPARWRMLIQQFRYDNYRLHQLGNSSVFTLTLQAGLSAIKTPQCYKEDGSSRSPDCPVCSRSLNKLAQPLPMAHCANSRLVCKISGDVMNENNPPMMLPNGYVYGYNSLLSIRQDDKVVCPRTKEVFHFSQAEKVYIM, encoded by the exons GTGCCCTACGAGACACTGAACAAGCGCTTCCGCGCTGCGCAGAAGAACATCGACCGCGAGACGAGCCACGTCACCATGGTGGTAGCTGAGCTGGAGAAGACGCTGAGCGGCTGTCCAGCCGTGGACTCTGTGGTCAGCCTCCTGGACGGTGTGGTGGAGAAGCTCAGCGtcctcaagaggaag GCGGTGGAGTCCATCCAGGCGGAGGATGAGAGCGCCAAGCTGTGCAAGCGCCGGATTGAGCACCTCAAGGAGCACAGCAGTGACCAGCCAGCGGCGGCCAGCGTGTGGAAGAGGAAGCGCATGGACCGCATGATGGTGGAGCACCTGCTGCGCTGTGGCTACTACAACACGGCTGTGAAGCTGGCACGCCAGAGCGGCATCGAG GACTTAGTGAACATCGAGATGTTCCTGACTGCCAAAGAGGTGGAGGAGTCCCTGGAGAGGCGCGAGACCGCCACCTGCCTGGCCTGGTGCCATGACAACAAGTCCCGGCTGCGCAAGATGAAG GGCCGCCAAAGCGAGCACGACGCGAAGACGGGACGGAAAAGTAGAGTGGCCAGTGGCTCCCCTAAAGAGAGTGAGGATCTTGGTATGGAAACCATAAAAGGAAAGCCAGAATTG AGCTGCCTGGAGTTTAGCCTGAGGATCCAGGAGTTCATTGAGCTCATCCGGCAGAACAAGAGGCTGGATGCAGTGAG ACACGCGAGGAAGCACTTCAGCCAGGCTGAGGGGAGCCAGCTGGACGAGGTCCGCCAGGTCATGGGCATGCTGGCCTTCCCGCCGGACACACACATCTCCCCCTACAAG GACCTGCTGGACCCGGCGCGGTGGCGGATGCTGATCCAGCAGTTCCGGTACGACAACTACCGGCTGCACCAGCTGGGAAACAGCTCAGTGTTCACCCTCACCCTGCAGGCCGGCCTCTCGGCCATAAAGACCCC GCAGTGCTACAAGGAGGACGGCAGCTCGCGGAGCCCTGACTGCCCGGTATGCAGCCGCTCGCTGAACAAGCTGGCGCAGCCCCTACCCATGGCGCACTGCGCCAACTCGCGCCTCGTCTGCAAGATCTCGGGAGATGTCATGAACGAGAACAACCCGCCCATGATGCTGCCCAACGGCTACGTCTACGGCTACAAC TCCCTGCTCTCTATCCGGCAGGATGATAAGGTCGTCTGCCCAAGAACCAAAGAGGTCTTCCACTTCTCCCAGGCTGAGAAGGTGTACATCATGTAG
- the MAEA gene encoding E3 ubiquitin-protein transferase MAEA isoform X2 has translation MAAQESASQLSMTPKVQEYPTLKVPYETLNKRFRAAQKNIDRETSHVTMVVAELEKTLSGCPAVDSVVSLLDGVVEKLSVLKRKAVESIQAEDESAKLCKRRIEHLKEHSSDQPAAASVWKRKRMDRMMVEHLLRCGYYNTAVKLARQSGIEDLVNIEMFLTAKEVEESLERRETATCLAWCHDNKSRLRKMKSCLEFSLRIQEFIELIRQNKRLDAVRHARKHFSQAEGSQLDEVRQVMGMLAFPPDTHISPYKDLLDPARWRMLIQQFRYDNYRLHQLGNSSVFTLTLQAGLSAIKTPQCYKEDGSSRSPDCPVCSRSLNKLAQPLPMAHCANSRLVCKISGDVMNENNPPMMLPNGYVYGYNSLLSIRQDDKVVCPRTKEVFHFSQAEKVYIM, from the exons GTGCCCTACGAGACACTGAACAAGCGCTTCCGCGCTGCGCAGAAGAACATCGACCGCGAGACGAGCCACGTCACCATGGTGGTAGCTGAGCTGGAGAAGACGCTGAGCGGCTGTCCAGCCGTGGACTCTGTGGTCAGCCTCCTGGACGGTGTGGTGGAGAAGCTCAGCGtcctcaagaggaag GCGGTGGAGTCCATCCAGGCGGAGGATGAGAGCGCCAAGCTGTGCAAGCGCCGGATTGAGCACCTCAAGGAGCACAGCAGTGACCAGCCAGCGGCGGCCAGCGTGTGGAAGAGGAAGCGCATGGACCGCATGATGGTGGAGCACCTGCTGCGCTGTGGCTACTACAACACGGCTGTGAAGCTGGCACGCCAGAGCGGCATCGAG GACTTAGTGAACATCGAGATGTTCCTGACTGCCAAAGAGGTGGAGGAGTCCCTGGAGAGGCGCGAGACCGCCACCTGCCTGGCCTGGTGCCATGACAACAAGTCCCGGCTGCGCAAGATGAAG AGCTGCCTGGAGTTTAGCCTGAGGATCCAGGAGTTCATTGAGCTCATCCGGCAGAACAAGAGGCTGGATGCAGTGAG ACACGCGAGGAAGCACTTCAGCCAGGCTGAGGGGAGCCAGCTGGACGAGGTCCGCCAGGTCATGGGCATGCTGGCCTTCCCGCCGGACACACACATCTCCCCCTACAAG GACCTGCTGGACCCGGCGCGGTGGCGGATGCTGATCCAGCAGTTCCGGTACGACAACTACCGGCTGCACCAGCTGGGAAACAGCTCAGTGTTCACCCTCACCCTGCAGGCCGGCCTCTCGGCCATAAAGACCCC GCAGTGCTACAAGGAGGACGGCAGCTCGCGGAGCCCTGACTGCCCGGTATGCAGCCGCTCGCTGAACAAGCTGGCGCAGCCCCTACCCATGGCGCACTGCGCCAACTCGCGCCTCGTCTGCAAGATCTCGGGAGATGTCATGAACGAGAACAACCCGCCCATGATGCTGCCCAACGGCTACGTCTACGGCTACAAC TCCCTGCTCTCTATCCGGCAGGATGATAAGGTCGTCTGCCCAAGAACCAAAGAGGTCTTCCACTTCTCCCAGGCTGAGAAGGTGTACATCATGTAG